From Bacteroides uniformis:
ATAAGTCAAAGCTCCAGTGGAGGCATTGAAGACGGCAAGTTGGTTGGCAACCTTGTCTGATGCCGTAATTGCCTTATCATACATCAGCAGCAGGAAATAATTACCTGAAATATACCAAGTCCGCAAGAAAGAGGCGCCATTGGCTTTCTCTTCAAGATTATAGTAATAAGCGGCATCAAATTCTTCTGCTTTGGTATCGATGCGTACAACTCCAGCAGGCAATGTAGTCTGCTGACGCGAATCACTCATGGTCTTGGCATAGCTCGGAGAAAATACATATACATAGCCGTCGTCGGCAAGCCAGTTCATCTGGTAGTACTGTGAACGGTTACGTCCGGCAGCATAACTGATTTTGTCTGTAGTGATGACCTTATGAGAGTTCAGTGTCTGATCACCAAAGATAGCGATATGGCATTCATTAGGATACTGGGTCCATTGCAATTCGTCCTTCTCATAGGCACCGCTACCCTGCCCGCCGGATTCTGTCTTTATTAAATCCTCATTACCGGAAAGCACCCACTTGTAGCTACCGTCTTCGTTCTTCTGCATGCAACCATACTGGCTAAGCCCCATGGGAATGGCTGCTGCATAAACCTTACTGCCCACTTGTTCTATACCGGCCAGTGTTACGTATTCACCATTTTCAAGGAAATTTTCGGCAAGAAATGGAGTATCCTTTGTTACCGAGTTCTTTGTATAAGTCTGTTTCTCGACATCCAGATAGGAAATCAAAAAAGATTGGGGAGTATATCCATTTGCATCATTCAGTTCCGTAGGGCCGTCGCCGGTAGAAGTCGTCATTATAAATTGGTCATAATAGCCGTAGGTAGTGAAACGATTGACGTTATACTCCTGGCTACGTTTTTCCAGTTCACCGTTTGTATTCATAATGAACGACTGGGTAGTGCCTGCATTTCCCTGGTGATAGTTCAAGGCATACAGATATTTGTTTCCGTAGAACACCCAGTAAGTAGCCCCATCGTTCACAAGGCCATTGCCGGCAGCAGTAATTTCACCGCTTTCCAGTGACTCGGCTGTCAGCAGGACAGGAACGGAGCTACCTGAAACTGTAGCCGTGGCAGCTATCACATAGTTACCCTTTGAACCGGAACCGGAGCCGGAACCCGGTTCGTCTGTGTCTGTACAAGAAATTAAAGCCATTCCGGTCATTGCCATTGCCAAGAGGCCGGACAAAAGATAATTCTTCTTCATTTGTTCTTCTTATTAATTACACCTATTAAAACCATTATATTTATTAATCACCAAAATGTACACGTACCTTGCCATAGAACGCACGCCCGGCTTTCTGAAGACTGAAATTGTCGTACAAATCCTCGTTCGTGAAGTTGCGGCATTCAAACGAGATATTATAGCGGCCATTCTTCAGACTATAGCTCAATGTCAGGTTATGGGAGAACTGGTCGGGTACCATGAAATCCTTGTTCTTGCTACCGATGGCCTGCGAATAGTAGGAGAAGCTGTGCATGTACTGGTTGTCGTAAGTCACGGACAGCATATTCCCTTTCTTCCAGAGGTCGCGCCAATAGAAGTTTACGTCAAAATCAGCAAACTGATAGGGCACATTGGGAATGCGTGCCTTGTAACCGAGATTTTCCACAGAGTTGCCGGTACTGCCGATTTGCATCTTCTCATTGTCACGCACATTCATCTGCGTGAAGTTGCCGCCCACACTCAGCCAGCGTCCGAAGCCATAGCGTGCCGATACATTGTATCCCTTCGTCAGCACCTTGCCGTAGTTGGTATAAGTGGCCCCTTCTTTTCCTCCGCTCAAGTCCTGGATATTGCGCTGGATATAATCCTTCGTATTGCGGTATACCACACCGCCTTCCACGTAGACAGAATGTTTTCCAAAACTCCGGGAATAACTCAGGTTCAAGTTGATGTTGTCACTTTTCTCGGGACGGATGCCGATGTCTCCACTCTCCAGGTCTTCGTCACCAAACATCTCTTCGATAGTGGGCAGGCGGTAAGCTTTTTCATAAGAGAGCTTCGCCTGCAAGCCGGGCAGGATGAAG
This genomic window contains:
- a CDS encoding DUF4374 domain-containing protein, with product MKKNYLLSGLLAMAMTGMALISCTDTDEPGSGSGSGSKGNYVIAATATVSGSSVPVLLTAESLESGEITAAGNGLVNDGATYWVFYGNKYLYALNYHQGNAGTTQSFIMNTNGELEKRSQEYNVNRFTTYGYYDQFIMTTSTGDGPTELNDANGYTPQSFLISYLDVEKQTYTKNSVTKDTPFLAENFLENGEYVTLAGIEQVGSKVYAAAIPMGLSQYGCMQKNEDGSYKWVLSGNEDLIKTESGGQGSGAYEKDELQWTQYPNECHIAIFGDQTLNSHKVITTDKISYAAGRNRSQYYQMNWLADDGYVYVFSPSYAKTMSDSRQQTTLPAGVVRIDTKAEEFDAAYYYNLEEKANGASFLRTWYISGNYFLLLMYDKAITASDKVANQLAVFNASTGALTYVNGLPSDVSGFGNTPYMENGNAYVAVTTSSGYPAIYKVDPANATATKGLVVNATQLNGVGKLE